A genomic window from Bdellovibrio sp. SKB1291214 includes:
- the rplT gene encoding 50S ribosomal protein L20 — MARVKSGKTNRARHKKVLKRAKGYYSAGSRAYIHAVEKNDRGMAFAYRDRKVNKRNFRTLWNQRINAAARANGTTYSRLIGGLIKAGIQVDRKVLANLAITDAAGFAALCKHALA; from the coding sequence ATGGCTCGTGTAAAATCTGGTAAAACAAATCGTGCTCGTCACAAAAAAGTTCTTAAAAGAGCAAAAGGTTACTACAGCGCTGGTTCTCGCGCATACATCCACGCGGTAGAAAAAAATGACCGTGGTATGGCTTTCGCTTACCGCGACCGTAAAGTTAACAAACGTAACTTCCGCACTTTGTGGAACCAACGTATCAATGCAGCTGCTCGCGCGAACGGTACTACGTACTCTCGCTTGATCGGTGGCTTGATTAAAGCTGGCATCCAAGTTGACCGTAAAGTTTTGGCTAACTTGGCTATCACTGACGCAGCAGGTTTCGCAGCACTTTGCAAACACGCTTTGGCGTAA
- the rpmI gene encoding 50S ribosomal protein L35, which produces MKMRTHSGAKKRMKVTASGKVKKKSTRMRHLNSHMSSKTKRQLGKTSYVEDANMLQARRCLVF; this is translated from the coding sequence ATGAAAATGCGTACTCACTCAGGCGCTAAAAAACGCATGAAAGTTACAGCGAGCGGCAAAGTTAAGAAAAAAAGCACTCGCATGCGTCACTTGAACTCTCACATGAGCTCAAAAACAAAAAGACAACTTGGTAAAACATCTTACGTAGAAGACGCGAACATGCTTCAAGCACGTCGCTGCCTAGTATTCTAA
- a CDS encoding DNA alkylation repair protein: MTIQAEIKKLQSKSRSTTLQKFFKTGPGEYAEGDIFLGLTVGQSRGIAKKFKDLTLKVLAPLMTSKIHEERLIALVILCERFPKAPETEKSKIFNFLIKYRKGINNWDLVDTVAPAVFGPYLFQRDRQILFKYAKSEKLWEKRIAIMSTFYFLRQHDFTDTLKIATLLMHDEHDLIHKAVGWMLREVGKRDINIEKKFLNKYATQMPRTMLRYAIEKFPETERKAYLAKK, translated from the coding sequence ATGACAATTCAAGCTGAGATTAAAAAACTGCAAAGCAAAAGTCGCTCTACCACCCTGCAAAAGTTCTTTAAAACGGGCCCCGGGGAATACGCAGAAGGCGATATCTTTTTAGGCCTCACCGTAGGCCAAAGCCGTGGGATCGCAAAGAAATTCAAGGATTTGACGTTAAAAGTTCTGGCGCCTTTAATGACTTCAAAAATTCACGAAGAGAGACTGATAGCCTTGGTTATCTTATGTGAGCGGTTTCCCAAGGCTCCAGAAACCGAAAAATCCAAGATCTTTAACTTTCTGATTAAATATCGCAAAGGAATCAACAACTGGGATCTGGTGGACACCGTAGCACCCGCAGTATTTGGACCGTATCTGTTTCAGCGGGATCGCCAGATCCTTTTCAAGTACGCCAAATCTGAAAAGTTATGGGAGAAGAGAATCGCCATCATGTCGACGTTTTATTTTCTGCGCCAACATGACTTCACCGACACTTTGAAGATCGCCACGCTCCTTATGCATGACGAGCATGATCTGATTCATAAAGCCGTGGGATGGATGTTGCGAGAAGTGGGCAAACGCGACATCAACATTGAAAAGAAATTTTTAAACAAATATGCGACACAGATGCCGCGCACGATGCTTCGTTATGCTATCGAGAAATTTCCCGAGACAGAACGCAAAGCTTACCTTGCTAAGAAATAG
- a CDS encoding ABC transporter permease yields the protein MSLLHLSYIYLKRHLFTTVSTIFSLSIAIAAVTVLLKLEVLSHSRFDTLADQGNAIVGAKSGGIDILLGALNFEGDVPNYIPQNLYETLRARKDISFEDQSQFKDSFKVNHITPLLFFGMHPGGILVGTDESLLTLYPEATAPRLQSGTFPQNPGEVLVGADYAQKGNVQLGQSIFTHAEIYGSKIASSPFSLKVVGILKPTGKSWDKGLYTNLQTAQSAVAATPGYNSIWGPKVLSYFLMDIQDGGQESLASLINQRTVAQIAFTAKEKTKLANITGSNQTLQLLVVGILLLVSTLTVLAVFFTRIEGRTVELAILRALGRSRQELTGLLILEGLIMGVISVALAAVLELILNPVILSTAGSTLPEINASNWPWWMILLTGGLSLMAVMFASLPPVWKLYRQDVHTTLRNIH from the coding sequence ATGAGTCTGCTTCATCTTTCTTATATCTATTTAAAACGTCATCTGTTCACAACCGTGAGTACGATTTTTTCTTTAAGTATCGCCATTGCGGCAGTGACAGTGCTGTTAAAATTAGAAGTCCTGTCACACTCTCGCTTTGACACCCTAGCAGACCAGGGTAACGCCATCGTCGGCGCCAAATCGGGCGGAATCGATATTTTATTAGGCGCATTGAACTTTGAAGGAGACGTTCCTAACTATATACCGCAAAATCTGTACGAAACATTGCGTGCTCGCAAAGACATCTCCTTTGAGGATCAATCCCAATTTAAAGACTCTTTCAAAGTTAATCACATCACGCCTTTGTTGTTTTTTGGTATGCACCCAGGAGGGATCTTAGTCGGCACTGATGAATCCCTGCTGACTTTATATCCTGAGGCAACAGCTCCCCGCCTGCAATCCGGAACCTTTCCCCAAAATCCCGGGGAAGTTTTAGTCGGAGCTGATTACGCCCAAAAGGGAAATGTACAACTGGGACAATCCATTTTTACTCATGCAGAGATATATGGATCTAAGATTGCAAGTTCACCTTTTTCGTTAAAAGTAGTTGGAATTTTAAAACCCACAGGAAAATCCTGGGACAAAGGCCTTTACACGAATCTGCAGACGGCTCAGTCCGCAGTAGCCGCAACACCAGGCTATAACAGTATCTGGGGCCCGAAAGTTTTAAGTTACTTTTTGATGGATATCCAAGATGGTGGTCAAGAATCGCTGGCCTCTTTAATCAACCAAAGAACGGTCGCACAAATTGCTTTTACAGCGAAAGAAAAAACCAAACTGGCAAACATAACGGGCTCCAATCAGACATTGCAGCTTTTAGTCGTGGGAATATTGCTTTTAGTTTCTACTTTGACAGTTTTGGCTGTTTTCTTTACGCGCATCGAAGGCCGCACCGTGGAACTTGCCATCCTTCGCGCCCTTGGTCGCAGCCGGCAGGAACTGACCGGACTTTTAATTCTAGAAGGACTCATTATGGGCGTGATATCTGTCGCCCTCGCTGCAGTTTTGGAGCTTATTTTAAATCCTGTTATTCTTTCCACAGCCGGAAGCACTCTGCCAGAAATTAACGCCAGCAATTGGCCATGGTGGATGATTTTGTTAACGGGTGGTTTATCTTTGATGGCAGTGATGTTTGCAAGCCTTCCCCCCGTTTGGAAATTGTATCGCCAAGACGTGCATACGACGCTTAGAAACATTCACTAG
- the mvaD gene encoding diphosphomevalonate decarboxylase has product MNQVLVSAPSNIALIKYMGKIEGSGNKPTNASLSYTLENLRTFVRLTEIDGGADLWKPLVREDLEKIDLSEKGQQRFLKHLANLKDKWGVTKNFLVESANNFPSDCGLASSASSFAALTLAAAEMFQKLNPQPWGTDKKTLSELSRQGSGSSCRSLFTPWALWQQEYAQPMNLPLTNMHHICVVVEASKKEVSSSEAHKLVTTSPRFTGRVERAELRLADLSQALQSTDWHMARQIVWDEFIDMHRLFETSTPAFSYMTEASKQVLEECQKLWNRWQDGPLVTMDAGANVHMLFRHDQLKRFKEYREFFGEKFKILAFEGVKPDVH; this is encoded by the coding sequence ATGAATCAAGTGTTGGTTTCAGCTCCATCGAATATTGCGTTGATCAAGTACATGGGAAAGATCGAAGGTTCTGGCAATAAGCCCACGAATGCTTCTTTGTCCTACACCCTTGAAAACTTACGCACGTTTGTGCGTTTGACAGAAATTGATGGTGGTGCGGATCTTTGGAAACCACTTGTACGTGAAGATCTTGAGAAAATTGATTTGTCTGAAAAAGGCCAACAGCGATTCTTAAAACACTTAGCAAATTTGAAAGACAAATGGGGAGTCACAAAAAACTTCCTGGTGGAATCAGCGAATAACTTTCCCTCTGACTGCGGCCTTGCTAGTTCCGCTTCAAGCTTTGCAGCTTTGACTTTAGCGGCAGCAGAAATGTTTCAAAAATTGAATCCGCAACCTTGGGGCACCGACAAGAAAACGTTGTCAGAACTATCTCGTCAAGGTTCAGGATCTTCCTGCCGTTCATTGTTCACACCGTGGGCTTTGTGGCAGCAAGAGTATGCTCAACCAATGAACTTGCCTTTGACAAATATGCACCACATCTGTGTTGTTGTGGAAGCCTCTAAAAAAGAAGTCTCTTCGTCAGAAGCCCATAAACTTGTGACAACAAGTCCTCGTTTCACCGGGCGAGTTGAGCGAGCGGAACTTCGTCTGGCCGATTTAAGTCAGGCACTGCAATCGACGGATTGGCATATGGCTCGTCAAATTGTTTGGGACGAGTTCATTGACATGCACCGTCTGTTTGAAACAAGCACACCAGCATTTAGCTATATGACGGAGGCTTCCAAACAAGTTTTGGAAGAATGCCAAAAACTTTGGAATCGTTGGCAAGATGGTCCTTTGGTGACAATGGACGCCGGCGCCAATGTTCATATGTTATTCCGTCACGATCAATTGAAGCGCTTTAAAGAATATCGTGAGTTTTTTGGTGAGAAATTTAAAATCTTGGCGTTTGAAGGCGTAAAACCCGATGTCCACTAG
- the fni gene encoding type 2 isopentenyl-diphosphate Delta-isomerase → MSESNTQFENRKRDHIRIALDPRSQTEGQTGLDSIELIHEALPDLNFKEVDISTSFSFLKTNIGLSSPIFISSMTAGHEHGREINMALARLSDRRQILMGVGSQRRELSDSNAAEEWSQVRKQAPKARLLGNIGIAQLIKTPLDGIRRLIEATEAVALFVHVNPLQEVLQPEGTSDFKNSLQAIENLVKFAQVPVIVKEVGCGFSVSTLKRLNDTGIFAVDVAGKGGTHWGRVEGYRSEESEMLYQVAQTYANWGISTVESLLNAEQARVSYEVWASGGVRSGLDVAKLCALGAKKVGIAKPFLEAALTGDMALENLLNRLETELKIALFCTGSKTIAELATKKVIR, encoded by the coding sequence ATGAGCGAATCCAATACTCAGTTTGAAAATAGAAAGCGCGATCATATTAGAATCGCGCTGGACCCAAGGTCTCAGACTGAAGGGCAAACGGGATTGGATTCGATCGAATTAATTCATGAGGCTCTGCCTGATTTGAATTTTAAAGAGGTCGATATTTCGACCTCTTTTTCTTTTTTAAAGACCAACATCGGTCTTTCATCTCCCATTTTTATTTCATCCATGACTGCTGGCCATGAACATGGTCGCGAAATCAATATGGCGTTGGCTCGTCTGAGCGATCGTCGTCAGATTTTAATGGGTGTCGGTTCACAACGTCGAGAATTGAGTGATTCCAATGCAGCTGAGGAATGGTCCCAAGTGCGCAAACAAGCGCCCAAGGCCCGATTGCTTGGAAATATTGGAATTGCCCAATTGATCAAGACTCCCTTGGATGGCATCCGCCGTTTGATCGAGGCAACGGAGGCCGTGGCCCTTTTTGTCCACGTAAATCCTCTGCAAGAAGTCCTTCAACCCGAAGGAACTTCCGACTTCAAGAACTCTTTGCAAGCTATTGAAAACCTCGTGAAATTCGCCCAGGTTCCAGTCATAGTGAAGGAAGTTGGATGTGGCTTTTCTGTGAGTACTCTGAAGCGCTTAAACGACACGGGCATCTTTGCCGTGGATGTCGCGGGGAAGGGTGGAACACACTGGGGACGCGTGGAAGGTTACCGCTCTGAAGAGAGTGAAATGCTTTACCAAGTCGCGCAAACATACGCCAACTGGGGCATCAGCACAGTAGAGTCTTTACTTAATGCTGAGCAGGCCCGTGTTAGTTATGAAGTTTGGGCATCGGGCGGCGTGCGCTCGGGCCTCGATGTCGCTAAACTGTGCGCGTTGGGTGCCAAGAAAGTTGGAATCGCCAAACCGTTTCTGGAAGCGGCTTTGACCGGTGACATGGCCCTGGAGAATTTGCTGAACCGTTTGGAAACTGAACTTAAGATCGCGCTATTTTGTACAGGCAGCAAAACAATCGCTGAGCTGGCAACGAAGAAGGTGATTCGATGA
- a CDS encoding hydroxymethylglutaryl-CoA reductase, degradative yields MKKQLQEIFKGFSKLTRQERLDSLVEVGALQQADVDYISKGGLRDTTLGEKFIENVIGYFQMPLGVATNFRIDGKDFVIPMAVEETSIVAAVCKSAKWIRESGSITTEVVGAEIIGQIQIAKVKDFAIFEKQLLAQKNYMIEISNREVAFGLVRRGGGVRDIQVRRVTRGDGTDMAVVHVLMDPCDAMGANIMNQVCEYLKEPIEQFTGEKVTMCILSNLVDTKITRAVVHIKDIDPALAEKIEEASLFAQMDPYRAATNNKGVLNGIDPVLVATGNDWRAVEAGIHAYACRDGQYRSITKWFRENGGLTGVFEAPLVVGTVGGVTTLHPTAMMCMKMLGTQSANELSRVIAAVGLVQNLGALKALTTVGIIEGHMKLHTKNLALGAGAEEREIPAVQKKLEEILTIRKRISLSNAIEVLKELRAGQASSPTQHPH; encoded by the coding sequence ATGAAAAAGCAACTGCAAGAAATCTTTAAAGGCTTCTCAAAACTAACTCGCCAAGAACGTTTAGATTCTTTGGTTGAAGTAGGTGCTTTGCAACAAGCAGACGTTGATTATATTTCTAAGGGCGGTCTTCGTGATACGACTCTTGGTGAAAAATTCATCGAAAACGTGATTGGTTATTTCCAAATGCCATTGGGAGTTGCAACAAACTTCCGTATCGATGGCAAAGACTTTGTGATTCCAATGGCTGTCGAAGAGACATCTATCGTTGCAGCTGTTTGTAAATCCGCGAAGTGGATCCGTGAATCTGGTTCTATCACAACGGAAGTTGTGGGTGCAGAGATCATCGGTCAAATTCAAATCGCGAAAGTTAAAGACTTTGCGATTTTCGAAAAACAATTGCTCGCTCAAAAAAACTACATGATCGAAATATCTAACCGCGAAGTGGCTTTCGGGCTTGTTCGTCGTGGTGGTGGTGTTCGTGATATTCAAGTTCGCCGCGTAACTCGTGGTGATGGCACTGACATGGCTGTGGTTCACGTTTTGATGGACCCGTGCGATGCCATGGGCGCGAACATCATGAATCAAGTGTGCGAATACTTGAAAGAGCCGATTGAGCAATTCACAGGCGAAAAAGTGACGATGTGTATCCTGTCTAACTTGGTGGACACTAAAATCACTCGCGCTGTGGTTCATATCAAAGACATTGATCCTGCATTGGCAGAAAAAATTGAAGAAGCTTCTTTGTTTGCACAAATGGATCCCTACCGTGCAGCGACGAACAACAAGGGCGTGCTGAATGGTATTGACCCCGTGTTGGTTGCCACGGGTAACGACTGGCGTGCGGTTGAAGCGGGTATTCATGCTTACGCTTGCCGTGATGGTCAGTATCGTTCAATCACGAAATGGTTCCGTGAAAACGGTGGCCTGACAGGTGTGTTCGAAGCTCCACTGGTTGTGGGCACTGTGGGTGGGGTAACGACTCTTCATCCAACAGCGATGATGTGCATGAAGATGTTGGGGACTCAGTCTGCGAATGAGCTTTCGCGCGTGATTGCAGCTGTGGGCCTGGTGCAGAACTTGGGCGCTTTGAAGGCACTTACAACAGTGGGTATCATCGAAGGTCACATGAAGCTTCATACTAAAAATCTGGCATTGGGTGCTGGCGCTGAAGAGCGCGAGATCCCAGCTGTGCAAAAGAAACTTGAAGAGATTTTGACGATCCGTAAACGCATCTCTTTAAGCAACGCGATTGAGGTTCTTAAAGAACTTCGTGCCGGTCAGGCTTCAAGCCCGACTCAGCATCCTCACTAG
- a CDS encoding mevalonate kinase yields the protein MSTSFQCTAYGKWILVGEHSVIRGYPSLVFPIPSRTLELKYTPGDHPLSLDLHGDHGQELQLLIWGVLERAFQLKGISRQNLTGTLHLDSSLPVGAGMGASAALCVALTRWLGHLGFVQESEYFDFARNLEDLFHGESSGIDIAVALSGEGLRFVRNGERKQITPKWKPRWYISYSGKRGVTVDAVNKVKDLLAKQPPVGQQIDMNMAKAVETAQQALAMDEEQGRKFLVEAIEMGADCFDKWGLNDGAPANHIAWLRSQGAIAVKPTGSGGGGYVISLWDKEPSEEALKELIPC from the coding sequence ATGTCCACTAGCTTTCAATGCACAGCTTACGGAAAATGGATCTTGGTCGGCGAACACTCGGTGATTCGTGGATATCCGTCATTAGTGTTTCCTATTCCTTCCAGAACTTTGGAATTAAAATACACTCCGGGCGATCATCCTTTGTCACTGGATCTGCATGGTGATCATGGACAAGAACTTCAGCTGTTGATCTGGGGAGTCTTAGAAAGAGCCTTTCAGTTAAAAGGCATTTCACGCCAGAATTTGACGGGGACTTTGCATCTGGATTCCTCGCTGCCTGTGGGAGCCGGAATGGGTGCTTCTGCGGCACTTTGCGTAGCGCTGACTCGTTGGTTAGGGCACTTAGGCTTTGTTCAAGAATCTGAATACTTTGATTTCGCCAGAAATCTAGAAGATCTTTTCCACGGTGAGAGCAGCGGGATTGATATCGCCGTGGCCTTATCGGGGGAGGGTTTGCGATTCGTGCGCAATGGTGAGCGCAAACAGATCACTCCCAAATGGAAACCTCGTTGGTATATTTCTTATTCTGGCAAGCGTGGCGTAACTGTGGATGCAGTGAACAAGGTGAAAGATCTTTTGGCTAAGCAGCCGCCAGTGGGACAGCAAATTGATATGAACATGGCAAAAGCCGTCGAAACAGCTCAGCAAGCATTGGCGATGGATGAAGAGCAAGGACGTAAGTTCTTGGTCGAGGCTATTGAAATGGGAGCTGATTGTTTTGATAAATGGGGCTTAAATGACGGGGCTCCAGCGAATCATATTGCTTGGCTTCGTAGTCAGGGCGCGATTGCAGTGAAACCGACGGGCTCCGGTGGTGGGGGTTACGTGATCTCTCTGTGGGATAAAGAACCTTCTGAAGAGGCTCTCAAAGAGCTCATCCCTTGTTAG
- a CDS encoding transglycosylase SLT domain-containing protein, with product MARLNLKNTLFILISGFLVAACGNNGSLSSSQLSSTTGDNASSGIQTPDPTPTPSPSPSPTASPSPSPTPEAALAVAPIWEAAKADGKLWTAHVMTQLEVLGDDLLDVIPADGATFCPKYNSLTRDQRKNFWVYLMSQMAKYESSFNTNLNYTEDFDDSSGNSVISAGLLQLSVESGNAYGCGLKSTSDLHDPYKNLSCGIRILNRWMGRDARIAGQVSGSWKGGARYWAVLRSTNSPYAKIVAATKAISICK from the coding sequence ATGGCAAGACTCAATCTAAAAAACACACTTTTTATTTTGATCTCGGGATTTCTGGTAGCTGCTTGCGGTAACAATGGTTCGCTCAGCTCCAGTCAACTTTCCAGCACAACCGGTGATAACGCGTCATCTGGTATTCAGACCCCTGATCCGACACCAACCCCTTCTCCATCACCGTCACCTACGGCGAGTCCTTCTCCATCACCGACTCCTGAGGCAGCACTGGCAGTGGCTCCTATTTGGGAAGCTGCAAAAGCTGACGGTAAGTTATGGACGGCCCACGTGATGACTCAGCTTGAAGTTTTAGGCGATGACCTTTTGGACGTCATCCCTGCTGACGGCGCGACATTCTGCCCTAAATACAACAGTCTGACTCGCGACCAACGCAAGAATTTCTGGGTGTACTTGATGTCACAAATGGCAAAGTATGAATCAAGCTTCAATACGAACTTGAATTATACGGAGGACTTTGATGACAGCTCAGGAAATTCGGTGATCAGCGCTGGACTTTTACAGCTGTCGGTCGAGAGTGGAAATGCTTACGGTTGTGGTCTGAAATCCACTTCGGACCTCCACGACCCTTACAAGAATCTGAGCTGCGGCATTCGCATCTTAAATCGCTGGATGGGCCGAGATGCACGCATTGCAGGCCAAGTCAGCGGCAGCTGGAAAGGTGGAGCACGTTATTGGGCAGTCCTTCGCTCGACAAACTCCCCTTACGCGAAAATCGTCGCGGCAACAAAAGCTATCTCGATCTGCAAATAA
- a CDS encoding ABC transporter ATP-binding protein: MELCLKNITTPFFKIKDLQISSGERVLIKGQSGTGKTTLLHLLAGLYPPHSGEVLWAGTPISGCNENEISHRRKNAMALVFQNLNLLPYLTALENLQLVGLDSRLSQEMLKLVGLENKALLRTQSLSLGEQQRIAVARVLGQKPSVILADEPTSSLDDHNSEQIMKLLMDQQSSPSIIMVSHDHRVEKYFTRVLDMKEITQ, encoded by the coding sequence ATGGAGCTTTGTCTAAAAAATATCACCACGCCGTTTTTCAAAATCAAAGACCTGCAGATTTCCTCCGGCGAACGCGTGTTGATTAAAGGACAAAGTGGAACTGGTAAAACTACATTGCTCCATCTTTTAGCGGGACTCTACCCCCCTCATTCTGGAGAGGTTCTTTGGGCCGGCACTCCTATTTCCGGTTGCAACGAAAATGAAATCAGTCACCGTCGCAAAAATGCAATGGCTTTGGTGTTTCAGAATCTCAACCTACTACCCTATCTGACGGCTCTGGAAAATTTGCAACTTGTCGGCTTGGATTCCCGTCTGTCTCAAGAAATGCTGAAGCTTGTAGGACTAGAAAATAAAGCACTGTTACGTACACAAAGCTTAAGCCTGGGAGAACAACAACGAATCGCAGTGGCCCGAGTTTTAGGACAAAAGCCCTCTGTCATCTTGGCCGATGAACCCACTTCAAGTCTTGATGATCACAACTCAGAACAGATCATGAAACTTTTGATGGATCAACAAAGCAGCCCTTCCATCATTATGGTGAGCCACGACCACCGCGTAGAAAAATACTTTACCCGTGTTTTAGATATGAAGGAGATTACTCAATGA
- a CDS encoding DUF3443 family protein, producing MNSIKSILILLGILIVGVNQVGCNGSTVGSKTLAASVYYPTALSGDNVIPMSVGACGVDGYANEPCISVTICTPGTSNCQTIDNILVDTGSYGLKIFKSLISVPLTQVDMGNGYGLASCTGYLDGSGHWGQVVKADVKLGNLSTATNNPSGISIVTLDSKYSNASGCSSSPDKDPSEAGFNGIIGVGSFVEDCSVGYAGANGCTLTATRKYWKCTAVSCSMTTVAAADQIANPVAKMPTGYDNGLVLKLPSVSSTGAGAAYGYMILGIGTDAYNSPTGVTVFPVENDATFVTRFNNRDYEYAFIDSGTNFNGFPRVGGNPALCSGSTDFFCPATETTITATMKSGSVTQAVSFKVGNMITLASATPYSMVYSNIAFNTADMGETGSPSDADVPFDWGLPFFLGRSVYVGIKGTSATINGQTVSGPHWAF from the coding sequence ATGAATAGCATCAAATCGATTTTAATTCTTTTAGGTATTTTAATTGTTGGTGTGAATCAAGTGGGCTGTAACGGCAGCACTGTGGGTTCTAAAACTCTCGCTGCTTCTGTTTATTACCCGACAGCTTTATCGGGTGATAACGTCATTCCCATGTCAGTCGGAGCCTGCGGAGTCGATGGTTATGCAAACGAACCTTGCATTAGCGTGACGATTTGTACCCCCGGGACGTCGAACTGTCAGACCATCGACAATATTCTGGTTGATACCGGTAGCTATGGTTTGAAAATTTTTAAATCCCTCATTTCAGTGCCATTGACCCAAGTTGATATGGGTAATGGATATGGACTTGCTAGCTGCACTGGATATCTGGATGGATCTGGTCACTGGGGGCAAGTTGTAAAGGCCGATGTTAAACTTGGTAATCTGAGCACGGCTACGAATAATCCATCTGGTATTTCTATTGTGACTTTGGATTCAAAATATTCAAACGCAAGCGGATGCAGCTCTAGTCCTGATAAGGATCCGTCTGAGGCAGGTTTCAATGGTATCATTGGTGTAGGTTCATTTGTTGAGGACTGCAGTGTCGGCTATGCCGGTGCCAACGGCTGTACTTTAACGGCGACCCGTAAATATTGGAAATGTACAGCTGTTAGTTGCAGTATGACGACTGTTGCTGCTGCAGACCAGATCGCAAATCCCGTAGCAAAAATGCCAACGGGTTATGACAACGGTTTGGTGCTGAAACTTCCATCGGTCAGTTCGACAGGTGCGGGGGCAGCTTATGGTTATATGATTTTAGGAATCGGCACTGACGCATACAATTCTCCGACAGGAGTTACAGTATTCCCCGTCGAAAACGATGCTACGTTTGTAACTCGCTTTAATAACAGAGACTATGAGTACGCATTCATCGACAGTGGAACAAACTTTAATGGTTTCCCACGTGTTGGCGGCAACCCAGCGCTTTGTTCCGGAAGTACAGATTTTTTCTGCCCGGCTACGGAAACAACAATAACTGCGACGATGAAGTCAGGCTCCGTAACTCAAGCGGTGTCATTTAAAGTCGGTAACATGATTACTTTGGCTTCGGCGACCCCATATAGCATGGTTTATAGCAATATCGCTTTCAATACGGCGGACATGGGTGAAACCGGTAGCCCTTCAGACGCGGACGTCCCCTTTGACTGGGGATTGCCTTTCTTCTTGGGGCGCTCGGTTTATGTGGGCATCAAAGGAACTTCGGCTACGATCAACGGCCAAACCGTCTCGGGACCCCATTGGGCGTTCTAA
- a CDS encoding DUF2844 domain-containing protein produces the protein MKLQIWGPFLAACSTLFVISTHAALGDQLVTSSSANSTSNSRQATSVTASGSTYSVSESTIDGVAIRQFVNSQGRVFGISWKGVDLPPLDTLLGIYLPEYKSAVKARGRQFGRRTLKISTDNIVVEGSSRQTDQRGRAYIPASLPLGFDLKEINFNE, from the coding sequence ATGAAACTTCAGATTTGGGGCCCGTTCCTAGCGGCCTGTTCAACATTGTTTGTGATCTCCACCCACGCAGCCTTAGGCGATCAATTGGTCACCTCATCTTCTGCAAACTCAACTTCCAACTCCCGTCAAGCAACTTCAGTCACAGCATCAGGCTCTACCTATTCTGTTTCTGAGAGCACCATCGATGGCGTGGCCATTCGCCAGTTTGTGAACTCGCAGGGCAGAGTTTTTGGTATTTCCTGGAAGGGAGTGGACCTTCCGCCGCTAGATACGTTACTAGGCATTTATCTGCCTGAATATAAATCTGCTGTGAAAGCACGTGGCCGTCAATTCGGTCGCAGAACTTTGAAAATTTCCACGGACAATATTGTCGTTGAAGGCTCAAGTCGTCAAACGGATCAAAGGGGCCGTGCCTACATTCCGGCAAGCCTGCCGCTAGGTTTTGATCTAAAGGAAATAAACTTCAATGAATAG